One Palaemon carinicauda isolate YSFRI2023 chromosome 4, ASM3689809v2, whole genome shotgun sequence DNA segment encodes these proteins:
- the LOC137639297 gene encoding protein FAM200C-like, with product MEEAACLVLDLNCVNKVNPISFSDNIVNQRINDMSQKTKSQILLAAEEKKTELLLNDIQGPFKSTLAYLADVFQALNELNWPLQVPNATSLMPADAIKAFLNKLTLWKRKVERVNLQQTIGHNSFRCTVDDLPDDIQEEFFKVINKTAVNEEFQDQQQFNSSNCWVMRLSAFPKTKKIALKVVIPFSSSYLCHSGSSTLLVIKSKAKYRLYADADMQCASSHRDPRFNLHKTI from the exons ATGGAAGAGGCAGCTTGTCTTGTTCTTGATCTGAACTGTGTCAACAAGGTTAATCCGATAAGTTTTTCGGACAACATAGTTAATCAGCGCATCAATGACATGTCACAGAAAACAAAATCTCAG ATACTTCTGGCAGCCGAAGAGAAGAAAACAGAACTGCTGTTAAATGACATCCAAGGGCCATTTAAAAGTACTCTTGCCTACTTGGCAGATGTTTTTCAAGCTTTGAATGAACTCAACTGGCCACTACAGGTCCCAAATGCCACCAGCCTAATGCCTGCTGATGCCATCAAGGCTTTCCTAAACAAGTTAACTCTCTGGAAGAGGAAAGTTGAAAGGG TAAATCTACAGCAGACAATTGGCCATAATTCTTTCCGATGCACTGTGGATGATCTTCCTGATGACATACAAGAGGaattctttaaggttatcaacaaaacCGCAGTGAATGAGGAGTTCCAGGATCAGCAACAGTTCAACAGCTCTAATTGTTGGGTCATGAGGCTCTCCGCTTTCCCAAAGACCAAAAAAATTGCCCTTAAAGTAGTCATTCCTTTCTCGTCTTCATACCTTTGTCACAGCGGTTCCTCTACTCTCCTGGTTATCAAATCGAAGGCTAAATACAGGTTGTATGCTGATGCAGACATGCAATGTGCCTCGAGCCATAGAGACCCTCGATTTAATTTGCATAAAACAATATAG